In one Arthrobacter jinronghuae genomic region, the following are encoded:
- the atpE gene encoding ATP synthase F0 subunit C, whose protein sequence is MTGVLDIEGNINLVGYGLSAIGGAIGVGLVFAAYINGVARQPEAQRVLQPIAFLGLALTEALAILGLVFAFVL, encoded by the coding sequence ATGACTGGTGTTTTGGATATCGAAGGCAACATCAACCTCGTCGGCTACGGCCTGTCCGCTATCGGCGGCGCCATCGGCGTGGGCCTGGTCTTCGCGGCCTACATCAACGGCGTTGCCCGCCAGCCTGAAGCGCAGCGCGTTCTTCAGCCGATCGCCTTCCTGGGCCTGGCGCTGACCGAAGCACTGGCTATCCTTGGTCTGGTTTTCGCGTTCGTTCTCTAA
- a CDS encoding MraY family glycosyltransferase, giving the protein MLLALCVAAAFLSSLLLPFLFIPVLRRLGVLDIPNERSSHTKAVIRGVGGTTAAGVLAGLLLALVTGLVAVDRSVLAILIAVIGAASLLGWIEDWRGVSVRTRAATQLAIGLLGTAGLAWTMEQSWWWVPVGGLAIAAYINVANFMDGINGISGLHGLVVGALYSVSGVLSDHLWLTVTGAVVAAAFAAFLPWNLGRGQVFLGDVGSYLLGSSIAGIAVAAFLAGVYVEYLLFPIVIYLADTFTTLLRRMRRGERWYSAHRQHVYQRLTDTGLSHVQVSLIVTGCTLAVGVTGLLTAGAGTGATVAGVLFAVAVLAFYLASPRLFARRTVA; this is encoded by the coding sequence ATGCTGCTGGCGCTGTGCGTCGCCGCGGCTTTCCTGTCGAGCCTGCTGCTGCCCTTCCTTTTTATCCCCGTTCTGCGCCGGCTGGGTGTCCTGGACATCCCCAATGAGCGGTCCTCGCATACCAAGGCTGTCATCCGCGGGGTGGGCGGGACCACTGCCGCCGGCGTCCTGGCCGGCCTCCTGCTGGCGCTGGTGACAGGCCTGGTGGCCGTTGACCGTTCCGTGCTTGCCATCTTGATTGCCGTGATCGGCGCGGCATCCCTGCTGGGCTGGATCGAGGACTGGCGCGGTGTCTCCGTCCGGACGCGGGCGGCTACCCAGCTGGCCATCGGCCTGCTTGGAACGGCCGGCCTGGCCTGGACCATGGAGCAGAGCTGGTGGTGGGTCCCCGTCGGCGGCCTTGCAATCGCCGCCTACATCAACGTCGCCAACTTCATGGACGGCATCAACGGAATCTCCGGGCTGCACGGGCTGGTCGTGGGGGCCCTGTACTCCGTCAGCGGCGTGCTGTCGGACCACCTCTGGCTGACCGTGACCGGAGCAGTGGTGGCCGCGGCGTTCGCCGCCTTCCTGCCCTGGAACCTGGGCAGGGGACAGGTCTTCCTGGGAGACGTGGGCAGCTACCTGCTGGGGTCATCAATTGCCGGTATTGCCGTTGCCGCGTTCCTGGCCGGTGTCTACGTGGAGTACCTCCTGTTCCCGATCGTTATCTATCTGGCGGACACCTTCACCACTCTCCTGCGCCGCATGCGCCGCGGGGAGCGGTGGTACTCGGCGCACCGCCAACACGTCTACCAGCGGCTGACCGACACCGGCCTGAGCCACGTCCAGGTGTCGCTGATTGTCACCGGCTGCACCCTGGCCGTCGGAGTTACGGGGCTGCTCACCGCCGGTGCCGGTACCGGTGCGACGGTAGCCGGGGTCCTCTTCGCCGTCGCGGTCCTGGCCTTCTACCTCGCCTCGCCGCGCCTGTTCGCCCGGCGGACGGTGGCCTGA
- the atpB gene encoding F0F1 ATP synthase subunit A, which produces MIALALPASNDEGFVAPTLEDMHLPEILPWGAESGEGFGKQMLLILLSVILIGWFFVAAARKGQMVPGRLQFLGEWSYNFVRNSIGRDIIGEKDFRSFTPLLFALFFFILINNLWGTIPLAQLPTTSHVGTAYALAAIVYFTWIIVGIRKHGLGYFKFATVPSGVPMAILPLVVLIEIISTFLVRPITHSLRLFATMLSGHLIIMLAGSGTAFLLLEAEGLLKPLGALTLVGGVAMFLFEVLIQVLQAYVFTLLTAIYIQGSLAEEH; this is translated from the coding sequence TTGATCGCGCTTGCGCTTCCCGCCTCCAATGACGAGGGATTCGTCGCACCTACCCTCGAAGACATGCACCTCCCTGAGATCCTTCCCTGGGGCGCCGAAAGCGGTGAAGGATTCGGAAAGCAGATGCTGCTTATCCTCCTTTCCGTCATCCTTATCGGGTGGTTCTTCGTAGCCGCAGCCCGCAAGGGCCAGATGGTCCCGGGCCGGCTGCAGTTCCTGGGCGAATGGAGCTATAACTTCGTCCGCAACTCGATCGGCCGGGACATCATCGGTGAAAAGGACTTCCGGTCCTTCACTCCGCTGCTGTTCGCGCTGTTCTTCTTCATCCTGATCAACAACCTGTGGGGCACCATCCCGCTGGCCCAGCTGCCGACCACGTCGCACGTGGGCACGGCCTATGCACTGGCCGCGATTGTCTACTTCACCTGGATTATCGTCGGGATCCGGAAGCACGGTCTGGGTTACTTCAAGTTCGCCACCGTCCCGTCCGGCGTGCCGATGGCCATCCTGCCCCTCGTGGTGCTGATCGAAATCATCTCCACCTTCCTGGTCCGTCCGATCACGCACAGCCTGCGACTCTTCGCGACCATGCTGTCGGGTCACCTCATCATCATGCTTGCCGGCAGCGGAACCGCGTTCCTGCTGCTCGAGGCTGAAGGACTGTTGAAGCCGCTGGGTGCGCTCACCCTGGTAGGCGGCGTCGCCATGTTCCTGTTCGAAGTTTTGATCCAGGTCCTGCAGGCCTACGTCTTTACCCTGCTGACCGCGATCTACATCCAAGGCTCCCTGGCCGAGGAACACTAA